From Odontesthes bonariensis isolate fOdoBon6 chromosome 21, fOdoBon6.hap1, whole genome shotgun sequence, a single genomic window includes:
- the rrn3 gene encoding RNA polymerase I-specific transcription initiation factor RRN3 — protein MMEIDGRDFMNTPPMKTVRFGGSVAETLQKHKRGDSSDYELLRHQLADPEIKDAQIINWLQEFRSCVTQLTKDHEQLIYIILRLPWVGRSHAVVEEYMAFLGNLVSAQTVYLCSCLKMVVSHFTPKRVTICEGGVDFSDSDDEDENLPRNFDQCHQALQIISRYVPSTSRFLMPILQDNFPFVQKSSRTLECYVHNLLRVTVYVPSIRRDVLEVIVGKLLKLDVSVSRTDIEEVEETAAQNQRAEEQPEEGLFDMDEDVSADRPTRADVMVHPVAERLDTLMAVLMAYIRDVCYVNGSFHVERTKELYKDLLSVFDKLILPTHASSHVQYTVFYLCSFKLALAEAYLDHLWKILQNPSQPAILRQAAAGYLGSFLARAKFIPVLTVRACLDLLISWIHCYIDSQDKDGKQVCCDISLHGPFYAACQAVFYTLVFRHRAMLEANMKKGLEYMQSLNLERIVMCQLNPLKVCLSSVTSMFAAITRKYQVVFCYSIIERNNRNVLPVVRSSGGGDGVTTNTNPLDSFFPFDPYLLKKSGHLIEPLYQVWDELADVELLPTRTDQRGSKEDEDDFLCGDTPKTEGILGMTPSSYDSNICSPSSVGSPPIARHRPF, from the exons CTCCTCCCATGAAGACTGTGAGGTTCGGAGGCAGCGTGGCGGAGACTTTACAGAAACACAAACGG GGAGATTCCAGTGATTATGAACTGCTGAGACATCAGCTCGCTGATCCTGAGATAAAG GATGCTCAGATCATTAACTGGCTTCAGGAGTTTCGGAGTTGTGTGACCCAGCTGACGAAAGACCACGAACAGCTCATTTATATAATACTG AGGCTCCCATGGGTTGGCCGGAGCCACGCTGTGGTGGAGGAGTACATGGCCTTCCTCGGTAACCTCGTGTCGGCACAGACGGTCTACTTGTGTTCCTGCCTCAAGATGGTGGTTTCCCACTTTACTCCCA AGAGAGTAACCATCTGTGAAGGAGGAGTGGATTTCTCTGATTCAGACGATGAAGACGAga ATCTCCCCAGAAACTTTGATCAGTGTCACCAAGCGCTGCAGATCATCAGCAGATATGTTCCTTC caCAAGTCGCTTTCTCATGCCCATCCTGCAAGACAACTTCCCTTTTGTACAAAAATCCTCCAGAACTCTG GAGTGTTACGTCCACAATCTCCTGAGAGTGACGGTGTACGTACCATCCATCCGTCGAGATGTGCTGGAGGTGATCGTTGGAAAGTTGCTCAAACTTGAT GTGAGTGTATCCCGGACAGACATCGAGGAGGTCGAGGAGACCGCAGCGCAGAACCAGAGGGCGGAGGAGCAGCCTGAGGAGGGACTCTTTGACATG gaTGAGGACGTGTCAGCTGATCGGCCCACCAGGGCCGATGTGATGGTCCATCCAGTGGCTGAGAGACTGGACACTCTCATGGCTGTGCTCATGGCTTACATCAGGGACGTCTGCTATGTCAACG GCTCATTTCATGTGGAAAGGACGAAGGAGCTGTACAAAGATTTGTTGAGTGTGTTCGACAAGCTCATTCTGCCTACACATGCTTCCTCTCATGTCCAGTACACAGTTTTTTACCTCTGCAGCTTCAAACTG GCCCTGGCAGAGGCCTACCTGGATCACTTGTGGAAGATTCTACAGAACCCCTCTCAGCCTGCCATCCTCCGCCAGGCCGCCGCTGGATATCTGGGAAGCTTTCTTGCCCGAGCTAAGTTCATTCCCGTGCT TACTGTGCGGGCATGTCTGGACTTGCTTATCTCTTGGATTCATTGCTACATTGACAGCCAGGACAAAGATGGCAAACAAGTGTGCTGTGACATCAGCCTGCATGGCCCCTTCTATGCGGCCTGCCAGGCCGTCTTCTACACGCTCGTGTTCAGACACAGAGCCATGCTGGAGGCCAACATGAAGAAAG GCCTGGAGTACATGCAGAGTCTGAATTTGGAGCGGATTGTGATGTGTCAGCTGAACCCTCTCAAAGTGTGCCTGTCCTCAGTCACCAGCATGTTTGCCGCCATCACCAG AAAGTATCAAGTGGTGTTCTGCTACAGCATCATAGAGAGGAATAACCGGAATGTGCTACCGGTGGTCCGCAGCTCAGGAGGAGGAGACGGGGTGACCACCAACACCAACCCactggacagcttcttcccctTTGACCCTTACCTCCTCAAGAA gtcTGGTCACCTGATCGAGCCACTGTACCAGGTCTGGGATGAACTAGCAGACGTAGAACTGCTTCCCACCAGAACAGACCAACGG ggcTCCAAGGAGGACGAGGATGACTTCCTGTGCGGGGACACGCCAAAGACTGAGGGCATCCTGGGAATGACACCCAGCTCCTACGATTCAAACATCTGCAGTCCAAGTAGCGTGGGCTCACCCCCCATCGCCCGCCACCGGCCCTTCTAG